One stretch of Dyella jiangningensis DNA includes these proteins:
- a CDS encoding CBU_0592 family membrane protein, with amino-acid sequence MTFLWHDWAGYIGVVLVLLAFLLLQAHKLHGNGLVYQLMNVLGALGVILSLVFGVAMNWPAFLMQVAWIVIGVYGIVHSARARREARELGSKITS; translated from the coding sequence ATGACCTTCCTGTGGCACGACTGGGCGGGATATATCGGCGTGGTGCTGGTGCTGCTGGCGTTCCTGTTGCTGCAGGCCCACAAGCTGCACGGCAACGGGCTGGTCTATCAGCTGATGAACGTCCTGGGCGCGCTGGGCGTGATCCTGTCGCTGGTATTCGGCGTGGCGATGAACTGGCCCGCATTTCTCATGCAGGTCGCGTGGATCGTCATCGGCGTCTACGGCATCGTGCATTCGGCGCGCGCACGTCGCGAGGCGCGTGAGCTGGGCAGCAAGATCACGTCCTGA
- the sugE gene encoding quaternary ammonium compound efflux SMR transporter SugE, with the protein MPWIYLALAGLLEVVWAVGLKYTEGFSRLWPSVVTVSAMTASIILLAMAVKTLPIGTAYAIWTGIGAVGAVLLGIVLFGDSASPLRLVCVGLVVVGMVGLKLTSGVQ; encoded by the coding sequence ATGCCCTGGATCTATCTTGCCCTTGCCGGACTGCTGGAAGTGGTCTGGGCCGTGGGGCTCAAGTACACCGAAGGTTTCAGCCGGTTATGGCCCAGCGTGGTCACGGTATCCGCAATGACGGCCAGCATCATCCTGCTGGCGATGGCGGTGAAGACGCTGCCGATCGGTACGGCTTATGCGATCTGGACCGGCATCGGCGCGGTGGGCGCGGTGTTGCTCGGCATCGTGCTGTTTGGCGATTCGGCGTCGCCGTTGCGGTTGGTGTGCGTTGGGCTGGTGGTGGTGGGGATGGTGGGGTTGAAGCTAACGAGTGGCGTGCAGTGA
- the rlmB gene encoding 23S rRNA (guanosine(2251)-2'-O)-methyltransferase RlmB, with amino-acid sequence MSESWIVGINPVEGALSNDASRVRELLVEQGQRNARVQELAARAKTLNIPVHHRPREQLDKLAGEARHQGIVARYEAPPMGGENDIAGLLEAAGTEALVLVLDGVTDPHNLGACLRSAAAAKATMVIVPKDRAVGLTPVVRRASAGGADRVPLIAATNLARALRTLKDAGVWITGLAGDTDTSIYSIDMKGPVALVLGSEGEGMRRLTRETCDFVAKIPMPGVMESLNVSVAAGVVLFEALRQRSDKR; translated from the coding sequence ATGAGTGAGAGTTGGATCGTCGGGATCAACCCGGTCGAAGGCGCGCTGAGCAACGACGCCTCGCGCGTGCGCGAGCTGCTGGTGGAGCAGGGGCAGCGCAACGCACGTGTGCAGGAGTTGGCCGCGCGCGCCAAGACGCTGAACATCCCGGTGCATCATCGCCCGCGCGAGCAGTTGGACAAGCTGGCGGGCGAAGCACGCCACCAGGGCATCGTGGCGCGTTACGAAGCACCGCCGATGGGCGGCGAGAACGATATCGCCGGCCTGCTCGAAGCCGCCGGCACCGAAGCACTGGTGCTGGTGCTGGATGGCGTCACCGATCCGCACAACCTCGGCGCCTGCCTGCGCAGTGCGGCAGCGGCGAAGGCCACCATGGTGATCGTGCCGAAGGACCGCGCCGTGGGCCTCACGCCCGTGGTGCGCCGCGCGTCGGCCGGTGGCGCCGATCGCGTGCCGTTGATCGCGGCCACCAATCTGGCGCGTGCGTTGCGCACGCTGAAGGACGCGGGCGTGTGGATCACCGGGCTTGCCGGCGACACGGATACGTCGATCTACAGCATCGACATGAAGGGGCCGGTAGCGCTGGTGCTGGGCAGCGAAGGCGAGGGCATGCGCCGGCTTACGCGCGAAACCTGCGATTTCGTGGCGAAAATCCCGATGCCGGGCGTGATGGAGAGCCTCAATGTCTCCGTCGCGGCGGGCGTCGTCCTGTTCGAGGCCTTGCGTCAAAGGAGTGATAAGCGATGA